The DNA segment GGGCGAACGACGGCGCCTCCGGAACGGCCGTGTTGCTGGAGCTCGCGACGCTCATGAGCGAACGGCCGCCGAAGGTCGGCGTCGATCTGGTGTTCTTCGACGGGGAGGACGGCGGAGGGGCCGGCGGGCTTGCGGGGTGGTGCCTCGGGTCGACGCACTACGCGGCCCGCCTCGGCGACTACTGCCCGCGCCTCGCGGTCGTCGTAGACATGGTCGGCGACGCGGACCTCTCCATTCCCGTGGAGCCCAACTCTCTGGCCGGCGCTCCCGAGGCGGTGGCGACCGTCTGGGCTGCGGCGCGGCGGGCCGGCTCCCTCGCCTTCGAGGACCGGCGGGGGCGGGCCATGTTCGACGACCACATCCCGCTCCTCAGGGCCGGGCTCCCGGCCGTGCTCGTCATCGATGCGGAGTACGAGTTCTGGCACACTCTCGCGGATACGCCGGACAAGTGCAGCCCGCGCAGCCTCACCGAGGTCGGGCGCGTGCTGGTCCGGCTGACCCACTAGCCTCTGAGCGGGCCCGCAGGGGGCCATGCGTCCTCCCAACTTTGCCCTTGCCGGAAACCGGCCCTCGTGCTAGCTTGGTCGTCGGGAAGTGGGCGGGAGCCCACTTTCTCGGTATTGGGCCCCGGGGGGGAGAGCCATGGCCAAGGACGAGGAGAGGCTCTTCGAGCTTGCCCGCGGCACCGTCGAGGGCATGGGGTACTGCCTCGTCGCCGTCGAGGACCGGCCCGAGCACGGCCGGCGGGTGCTGCGGTTCATCATCGACCACCCCCGTGGCATCGGGATCGAGGACTGCGCGGCGGTGAGCCGCGAGCTCGGCTACGTGCTCGACGGGGCGTCGGGCATCGACGAGCGGTACGCCCTGGAGGTAAGCTCGCCGGGAACCGACAGGGAGCTTCGGACCGAGCGGGAGTACCTGCACTTCGCCGGGCGGGAGGTCCGCATGGTCTTGCGCGAGCCTGTGGGCGGCAGGTCCGTCGTCCAGGGGACGATCGTCGGCGTGGGCCCCGACGGCGTGCGCGTGAGGCCGCGCGGGGAGGCCGAGGACGTCGTCGTGCCGCTCGGCGGCATTTCCCGCGCAAGGCTCGTCGGCGAGGAGAAACCGCGTCCCGAAGCGGTTCGGGACGCTCCATCACGAGGGTGCGGTTCATGAACACGGGTGTCCTGGAGGCTCTGAGGAGGATGGCGAGGGAGAAGCAGCTGGACCAGGCGCTTCTCATGGAGGCGCTCGAGGCCGGGCTTCTCTCGGCTGCGCGGAAGAAGTACGGGCTCGAGGCCGGTGTCGAGGTGGTCGTCGACGACAAACACGACACGCTGGGGGTCTACCTCAAGAAGGCCGTCGTGGAAGAGACGGACGACGACGTCATGGAAATCGAGCTCGACGAAGCGCGCGAGATCGATCCGAGCGCCACGGTGGGGGACACCGTCAGGGTCGAGGTGCCCTTCGACGAGTTCGGGCGCAACGCCGTGCAGGCCGCCAAGCAGATCGTCGTGCAGCGCGTCCGCGAGGCGGAGCGCGAGCAGATCTACGACGAGTACCAGGACCGGATCGGCGAGATCGTGACCGGTGACGTGCAGCAGATCGAGCGAGGCGGGATCGTCGTGAACCTTGGGCGGACCGAGGCGCTGCTGCCGGCGAGGGAGCAGATCCGTCGGGAGCGATACCGCCAGGGAGACAGGGTGCGCGCCTACCTCCTGTCCGTGGAGAAGACGACCAAGGGGCCCCAGATCATCCTGTCGCGAACGCAGCCCAACTTCCTCAAGAAGCTCTTCCGGATGGAGGTGCCCGAGATCTACGACTCGGTCGTCGAGATCATGGCGATCGCGCGGGA comes from the Candidatus Effluviviaceae Genus I sp. genome and includes:
- a CDS encoding M28 family peptidase, with product MTRARETRRRCARRRRGGRLVAVALAAAWAATLTGCGRPQFDGERAFRFLERQCAMGPRAPGSAGHAEAERWLIETLEGLADEVAVQRFTAVSRGREVGFANVIASFRPAARERVLFATHWDTRPVADLDPDPARRGTPIPGANDGASGTAVLLELATLMSERPPKVGVDLVFFDGEDGGGAGGLAGWCLGSTHYAARLGDYCPRLAVVVDMVGDADLSIPVEPNSLAGAPEAVATVWAAARRAGSLAFEDRRGRAMFDDHIPLLRAGLPAVLVIDAEYEFWHTLADTPDKCSPRSLTEVGRVLVRLTH
- a CDS encoding ribosome maturation factor RimP → MAKDEERLFELARGTVEGMGYCLVAVEDRPEHGRRVLRFIIDHPRGIGIEDCAAVSRELGYVLDGASGIDERYALEVSSPGTDRELRTEREYLHFAGREVRMVLREPVGGRSVVQGTIVGVGPDGVRVRPRGEAEDVVVPLGGISRARLVGEEKPRPEAVRDAPSRGCGS